One genomic window of Pirellulales bacterium includes the following:
- a CDS encoding tetratricopeptide repeat protein produces the protein MRYKLSFVVVGCLAASAVVPLVFLVHGSTAKADPPKQSGRAADTTSLPQEDRPQPFTPKHPRTDADENRVQAAALLATARTMEQRQEPVAALRLYQRAYRLDHNAVAALEEIVPLAFSLNRREESLRYAVKLAEQETSDPDLPRRIGMYLAENGSWKPAIKLLERSVKTMDSSGKPAADRLPVEAELARLDFLAEKFSDAAALFDKVASALAKPKAFGLDEAAVRSLVGEGGLTYELMGDAYLEVGRPDDAAKAFHKLNDLAPNPASLALNLARVDLKAKHPATALDKLQTYFDSHPADLNLAALELLSDVLTELKQSDQFIPRLEKLHKAMPDSIAVAFDLAEQYRKAGKLAEAAPLYEAILTKKPTAEAYRALAAIDRGKDRKEALLKLLGEVAEKTDSLEVLGDEGKSLAADNKLVDSLLDLAEKKHSDAKPANFGPLLAAATLAADRKQFERAGKFYDLAIKADPKHKAELLLAWGLTLVAADKNAEAVKVLQRGVDEKVLSADKPPAFEYYLAGALEMSGKTDAALAVARKMMEKKSGQDLRFLSRPAWILFHAKRYDEAYKAYKDLVEKHDADFSSEENRESLRDARSALSNIAVIQHRLPEAEEWLEQALDEYPDDPGALNDLGYLWADENKQLDRSLAMIQQAVAAEPDNAAYRDSLGWVYYRLGKTDEALAELKKAVTMDENPDPTVLEHYADVLTSAHKAAEARENFERALKGYKKEGNAEKIKSVEEKLGKLNK, from the coding sequence ATGCGCTACAAACTTTCGTTCGTTGTTGTCGGATGTCTCGCGGCGTCGGCGGTGGTCCCGCTTGTTTTTCTCGTGCATGGCTCCACGGCCAAGGCCGATCCGCCGAAGCAATCCGGCCGCGCAGCCGACACGACGTCGCTTCCGCAGGAAGACCGCCCGCAGCCATTTACGCCGAAGCACCCGCGCACCGACGCGGATGAAAATCGCGTTCAAGCAGCCGCCTTGCTCGCCACGGCCCGAACGATGGAGCAGCGGCAAGAGCCCGTCGCTGCCTTGCGGCTCTACCAGCGCGCTTATCGCTTGGACCACAACGCCGTCGCGGCGCTTGAGGAGATCGTGCCGTTGGCGTTCAGCCTCAATCGGCGCGAGGAGTCGCTGCGCTATGCCGTCAAGTTGGCCGAGCAAGAAACCTCGGATCCCGATCTGCCGCGCCGCATCGGAATGTACCTGGCCGAAAATGGAAGCTGGAAACCGGCAATCAAATTGCTCGAGCGGTCGGTGAAGACGATGGATTCATCGGGCAAGCCGGCCGCGGATCGGCTTCCGGTCGAGGCGGAGCTGGCCCGGCTCGACTTCCTCGCTGAAAAATTCAGCGACGCCGCCGCCCTATTCGACAAGGTGGCATCCGCTTTGGCGAAGCCGAAAGCGTTTGGCCTCGACGAGGCTGCCGTGCGCTCGCTGGTGGGCGAAGGCGGTCTCACGTATGAACTCATGGGCGATGCGTATCTCGAAGTGGGCCGTCCCGACGACGCCGCGAAAGCGTTTCACAAGCTGAACGATCTGGCGCCGAATCCAGCCTCGCTCGCGCTCAATCTGGCTCGCGTCGATCTCAAAGCAAAGCACCCGGCCACGGCGCTCGACAAGCTTCAAACCTATTTCGATTCACATCCGGCCGACCTGAATCTCGCCGCGTTGGAATTGCTGTCCGACGTGCTCACGGAGTTAAAGCAATCCGATCAGTTCATTCCACGGCTGGAAAAACTGCACAAGGCGATGCCCGATTCGATCGCCGTCGCATTCGATCTGGCCGAGCAATATCGCAAAGCGGGCAAGCTCGCCGAAGCCGCGCCCCTGTATGAAGCCATTTTGACGAAGAAACCGACGGCCGAAGCGTATCGCGCGCTCGCGGCCATCGATCGCGGCAAGGATCGGAAGGAAGCGCTGCTGAAGCTGCTCGGCGAAGTGGCCGAGAAAACCGATTCACTCGAAGTACTCGGCGACGAAGGCAAATCGCTGGCCGCCGACAACAAGCTGGTCGACTCGCTCTTGGATCTGGCGGAAAAGAAGCATTCCGACGCCAAGCCGGCCAACTTCGGACCGCTTCTGGCCGCCGCCACGCTGGCCGCCGACCGCAAGCAATTCGAACGGGCCGGCAAGTTCTACGATCTGGCGATCAAGGCCGATCCGAAACACAAAGCCGAGTTGCTGCTCGCCTGGGGCCTGACGCTCGTGGCCGCGGATAAAAACGCCGAAGCGGTGAAAGTGCTCCAGCGCGGCGTGGATGAAAAGGTGCTCTCAGCCGACAAGCCGCCGGCATTCGAATACTATCTGGCCGGTGCGCTCGAAATGAGCGGCAAGACCGACGCGGCGCTGGCCGTCGCCCGAAAAATGATGGAGAAAAAAAGCGGGCAGGATTTGCGATTCCTTTCCCGCCCGGCCTGGATATTGTTTCACGCCAAGCGCTACGACGAAGCCTACAAGGCCTACAAAGACCTGGTGGAAAAGCACGACGCCGATTTTTCCTCGGAAGAAAACCGCGAGTCGCTGCGCGACGCCCGCAGCGCGCTGTCGAATATCGCCGTCATCCAGCATCGCTTGCCCGAGGCGGAAGAATGGCTCGAGCAGGCGCTCGACGAATATCCCGACGATCCGGGCGCGCTGAACGATCTCGGCTATCTGTGGGCCGACGAAAACAAGCAGCTCGACCGATCGCTGGCGATGATTCAGCAAGCCGTGGCCGCCGAGCCCGACAACGCCGCCTACCGCGATAGCCTCGGCTGGGTTTATTATCGGCTCGGCAAAACCGACGAAGCGCTCGCCGAATTGAAAAAAGCCGTGACAATGGACGAAAATCCCGATCCGACCGTGCTCGAGCACTACGCCGACGTTCTCACTTCCGCCCACAAAGCGGCCGAAGCCCGCGAAAACTTCGAGCGCGCCTTGAAGGGCTACAAAAAAGAGGGCAACGCGGAAAAAATCAAATCGGTCGAAGAGAAGCTCGGGAAGCTGAATAAGTAG
- a CDS encoding Gfo/Idh/MocA family oxidoreductase, with protein sequence MLLWFVRRSLVCLVVPAMQLFLGATALAADPATPAAGLRAGIIGLDTSHAVEFAKLLNNPNAPPDLAGVRIVAAFPGGSDIPASRDRRAKFTAEIKTMNIDVVDSIPALLDKVDVVLLESVDGRQHLEQVRPVMKAGKPVFIDKPLAGSLVDAVAIAELGERSKTPWFSSSALRFGPRTQAARSDPKIGEITGCSTWGPCPLEPTHPDLYWYGIHGVETLYTIMGRGCETVARTHTTGTDFAIGVWKGGRIGTFRGIREGKADYGASVFGKTGIGTAGKFESYQPLVVEIVKFFKTRVAPVDPQETIEMMTFMEAADESERQGGRPVKLADVLAKARQQAQGRE encoded by the coding sequence ATGCTCCTCTGGTTCGTTCGCCGTTCGCTTGTCTGCCTTGTTGTTCCGGCAATGCAGCTCTTTCTGGGAGCTACGGCACTTGCGGCTGACCCGGCGACTCCGGCGGCTGGGCTGCGAGCCGGGATCATCGGGCTCGACACGTCGCATGCGGTGGAGTTCGCGAAGCTGTTGAACAATCCGAATGCGCCGCCCGATTTGGCGGGCGTGCGGATTGTCGCCGCATTTCCCGGTGGGAGCGATATCCCTGCCAGCCGCGATCGCCGTGCGAAATTCACCGCCGAGATAAAGACCATGAACATCGACGTTGTCGATTCAATTCCCGCGCTGCTCGACAAGGTCGATGTCGTGCTGCTGGAGAGCGTCGACGGCCGGCAACATCTCGAGCAAGTCAGGCCGGTGATGAAAGCCGGAAAGCCCGTGTTTATCGACAAGCCGTTGGCCGGCTCGTTGGTCGATGCCGTGGCGATTGCCGAATTGGGCGAGCGGAGCAAAACGCCCTGGTTCAGCAGTTCCGCATTGCGGTTTGGCCCACGCACGCAAGCGGCAAGATCGGATCCGAAAATCGGCGAGATCACCGGCTGCTCGACCTGGGGCCCGTGCCCACTCGAGCCGACGCATCCCGATCTGTATTGGTATGGAATTCACGGCGTGGAGACACTCTACACAATAATGGGGCGCGGTTGCGAAACGGTCGCGCGCACGCACACCACCGGCACCGACTTCGCCATCGGCGTTTGGAAGGGGGGCCGCATCGGAACCTTTCGCGGCATCCGCGAGGGCAAAGCCGACTACGGCGCGAGCGTTTTCGGAAAAACCGGAATCGGAACCGCGGGAAAGTTCGAAAGTTATCAGCCGCTGGTCGTGGAGATCGTGAAATTCTTCAAGACGCGCGTCGCCCCCGTGGATCCGCAGGAAACGATCGAAATGATGACGTTCATGGAAGCGGCCGACGAAAGCGAGCGCCAAGGCGGCCGCCCGGTAAAGTTGGCCGATGTGTTGGCCAAAGCCCGCCAGCAAGCGCAGGGGCGAGAATAA
- a CDS encoding YHYH protein, translating to MKFARIVVVFLPAILFAGSLTAQAPPPAGFRGPPRFRMPPRTFAERPDRLKVDLSEPPAGLVKNPRFVKQGADKNAPADYTLVGAAAWVWCGDVHEYTDAGIALDSGPGAAKKASRAGSVTQRVSGFEGGFGRWFRFTFRGLPESNFSVADNQLYMRVAYFGDKGANALDAVTQFIYPLVEQDRKSLATNGDYFKNGGAAWKTYAFEFRLPFAEIDTMDLSVGFKRGNAASDKDAAFYVTEFGLEPIPDPADAPKIIRTPEGPRPDVKSLVHIGGRWYWNPVGQAFQPDGISSTAAPHSLIVTAKNADRLFYMDGRLSNPFGENMTAWLRKGFLDLQGKRVEEDRFVPDNVVLEFVDGKELLVHTRNLPNHPTAKFPDFGGLRNPNSIQELDRTYYLPLEPTRKPNAIAMNKTNSNHALPGGPIAFAINGVAFYNPFDAEGMEAVSIMDRCCGHPSPDNRYHYHKYPVCVKTPFVDFGQEHSPLIGFALDGFPIYGPYVAKGLMAKDDKQHPLDAFNMRYDDDRGWHYHVTPGKFPYVIGGFAGTVDPRNHAGGPPR from the coding sequence ATGAAATTCGCGCGAATTGTCGTCGTCTTTCTCCCGGCGATCCTATTTGCCGGTTCCTTGACCGCTCAAGCTCCGCCCCCCGCTGGCTTTCGCGGGCCGCCGCGTTTTCGCATGCCGCCGCGCACTTTCGCCGAACGGCCGGACCGATTGAAAGTCGATCTCAGCGAGCCGCCGGCCGGGCTGGTGAAGAATCCGCGATTCGTGAAGCAAGGGGCCGACAAGAACGCGCCCGCCGATTACACGCTCGTCGGCGCCGCCGCATGGGTCTGGTGCGGCGACGTGCATGAATACACCGACGCCGGGATCGCGCTGGATTCGGGGCCGGGCGCGGCAAAAAAAGCGTCTCGGGCCGGCTCGGTCACACAGCGCGTCAGCGGTTTCGAAGGCGGCTTCGGACGCTGGTTCCGTTTTACATTTCGCGGGCTGCCTGAGTCGAATTTCTCCGTGGCCGACAATCAGCTCTACATGCGAGTGGCCTATTTTGGCGACAAGGGGGCCAACGCCCTCGACGCCGTTACGCAGTTCATCTATCCGCTCGTGGAACAAGATCGCAAATCATTGGCGACCAATGGCGATTATTTCAAGAATGGCGGCGCGGCATGGAAAACCTACGCCTTCGAATTCCGGCTGCCCTTCGCCGAAATCGACACGATGGATCTCAGCGTCGGCTTCAAGCGCGGAAATGCCGCGAGCGACAAAGACGCGGCCTTTTACGTAACCGAGTTCGGGCTCGAGCCGATCCCCGATCCGGCCGATGCTCCGAAGATCATTCGCACGCCGGAAGGACCAAGGCCCGACGTGAAGTCGCTAGTGCATATCGGTGGCCGCTGGTATTGGAACCCCGTAGGTCAGGCTTTCCAGCCGGACGGAATCTCCTCGACCGCCGCGCCGCATTCACTGATCGTTACCGCGAAAAATGCCGACCGCCTGTTCTACATGGATGGCCGGCTTTCCAATCCGTTCGGCGAAAACATGACGGCCTGGCTGCGCAAAGGGTTTTTGGACCTGCAGGGAAAACGGGTCGAAGAAGATCGCTTCGTGCCCGACAACGTGGTGCTCGAATTCGTCGACGGCAAGGAATTGCTCGTTCACACGCGGAACCTGCCCAACCATCCGACCGCTAAATTTCCCGATTTCGGCGGCCTGCGGAATCCGAATTCGATCCAAGAACTCGATCGCACCTACTACCTGCCGCTCGAGCCGACGCGAAAACCGAATGCCATCGCGATGAACAAAACCAACTCGAACCACGCCCTGCCCGGCGGCCCGATCGCCTTTGCCATCAATGGCGTCGCGTTTTACAATCCGTTCGACGCCGAGGGAATGGAAGCCGTGAGCATCATGGACCGCTGCTGCGGGCATCCGTCGCCCGACAATCGCTACCACTACCACAAGTATCCGGTGTGCGTGAAAACGCCGTTCGTCGATTTTGGCCAGGAGCATTCGCCGCTGATCGGTTTTGCGCTCGATGGATTTCCGATCTATGGGCCGTATGTCGCGAAAGGGCTGATGGCGAAGGACGACAAGCAGCATCCGCTCGACGCATTCAACATGCGTTACGACGACGATCGCGGTTGGCACTACCACGTCACGCCCGGCAAATTCCCGTACGTAATCGGCGGCTTTGCGGGCACGGTCGATCCGCGAAATCACGCCGGCGGCCCGCCGCGCTAA
- a CDS encoding universal stress protein, with protein MPADEAHQRAEHFLTLIRQRQRGRLKLYLGFAAGVGKTYEMLQEGHRLKRQNVDVVIGVVETHGRAETMALVSNVEQVPRRRIEYRGVVLEELDCDAVLTRRPTVALIDELAHSNAPGSRHAKRYQDVEELLRAGINVIATLNIQHLESLYDVIERDMGVPVKERIPDYVLGLADEIVNVDLPAEDLRERLLAGKIYPQGRVNQALENFFTADNLTRLREMTLGEIAHALDRRRREQSGATQRLGSDRLMVCLGSRGPSPESLLRKAARIADRLYAPWYAIYIQTPRESIERIDAAAQRRVENVLELARQLGGVVWKPKGTDVVSTIATFAEEYAITHIVLGRTQRPWYLRIFSQSILDRLMQTIRGITVIIVDTT; from the coding sequence ATGCCAGCCGACGAAGCCCACCAACGAGCCGAACATTTCTTGACGCTCATTCGCCAGCGGCAGCGTGGCCGGCTGAAATTGTATCTCGGCTTTGCGGCCGGCGTGGGCAAAACCTACGAAATGCTGCAGGAAGGCCACCGGCTCAAACGGCAGAATGTCGACGTGGTGATCGGCGTGGTGGAGACGCACGGCCGCGCGGAAACGATGGCCCTGGTGAGCAATGTGGAGCAAGTGCCGCGGCGGCGAATCGAGTACCGCGGCGTCGTGCTGGAAGAATTGGATTGCGATGCGGTGTTGACGCGGCGGCCGACCGTGGCCCTGATCGACGAATTGGCGCATAGCAACGCACCCGGCAGCCGGCATGCAAAACGGTATCAGGATGTCGAGGAATTGTTGCGCGCCGGCATCAATGTCATCGCGACGCTCAACATCCAGCATTTGGAAAGCTTGTACGACGTGATCGAGCGCGACATGGGCGTGCCGGTCAAGGAGCGGATTCCCGACTATGTGCTCGGTTTGGCCGATGAAATCGTGAATGTCGATCTGCCGGCGGAAGATCTGCGCGAGCGGCTCTTGGCCGGTAAGATTTATCCGCAGGGGCGCGTCAACCAGGCGCTGGAAAACTTCTTCACCGCCGATAATCTCACCCGGCTGCGCGAAATGACGCTCGGCGAAATTGCCCACGCCCTCGACCGGCGGCGCCGCGAACAATCGGGCGCGACGCAGCGGCTCGGCTCCGATCGGTTGATGGTCTGCCTCGGCTCGCGCGGTCCGAGCCCCGAGTCGCTGTTGCGCAAAGCGGCGCGGATCGCCGATCGGCTCTATGCGCCGTGGTATGCCATCTATATCCAGACGCCGCGCGAATCGATCGAGCGGATCGACGCGGCCGCGCAGCGGCGCGTGGAAAATGTGCTCGAATTGGCTCGTCAGTTGGGCGGCGTGGTTTGGAAACCGAAAGGAACCGACGTGGTCAGCACGATCGCCACGTTCGCCGAGGAATACGCGATCACCCACATCGTGCTCGGCCGCACCCAGCGCCCTTGGTACCTCCGCATCTTCAGCCAATCGATTCTCGATCGGCTCATGCAAACGATTCGCGGCATTACCGTGATCATCGTCGACACCACCTGA